The following are encoded in a window of Arthrobacter woluwensis genomic DNA:
- a CDS encoding ABC transporter ATP-binding protein: MLLTLIKRYSKPYLGQILAVLLFQLGSTIAALYLPSLNAQIIDEGVSKGDTDYIWRTGSVMLMVAFIQVICAIFGVYFGSKASMAIGRDLRRGIFRKVTSFSAKDVNKFGAPTLITRGTNDVQQIQMVVLMGLNFMVSTPIMCVGGIIMALKEDISLSWLVWVSVPILVAVVGYLVVRLMPLFRGMQGKIDRINGVLREQIIGIRVVRAFVREPFEKDRFGVANQDLTNVSLKIGALFVLMFPAIGMILHLSTAAVLWFGGQRVDQGSMQVGSLTAFLSYLLQILMAVMMGTFMAMMIPRASVCADRIGEVLDVEPSMKEPSDPKQPAELAGRVEFRDVTFAYPGAEEPVLSNISFTAEPGQTLAIIGSTGSGKTTLVSLLSRLYDAESGEVILDGVPVPELARQDITRRVSMVPQKPYLFSGTIGDNLRFGRTEADDEDLWGALRVAQGEDFVRAKSKGLDARIAQGGTNVSGGQRQRLCIARALVSRPKVYVFDDSFSALDVTTDARLRAALKKQTSDATVIIVAQRVSTITEADQILVLDNGRIVDRGTHQELLATSPTYQEIVESQLSAEEAA, encoded by the coding sequence ATGCTCCTGACGCTCATCAAGCGCTACTCAAAGCCTTATCTCGGCCAGATCCTGGCCGTGCTTCTCTTTCAATTGGGCTCCACCATCGCGGCCCTCTACCTTCCCAGCTTGAACGCCCAGATCATCGACGAGGGCGTCTCCAAGGGCGACACCGACTACATCTGGCGCACCGGCAGCGTCATGCTGATGGTGGCCTTCATCCAGGTCATCTGCGCCATCTTCGGCGTCTACTTCGGTTCGAAAGCCTCCATGGCGATCGGACGCGATCTGCGCCGCGGCATCTTCCGCAAGGTGACCAGCTTCTCCGCCAAGGACGTCAACAAGTTCGGCGCCCCCACCCTGATCACGCGCGGGACCAACGATGTCCAGCAGATCCAGATGGTCGTCCTGATGGGCCTGAACTTCATGGTGTCCACTCCGATCATGTGCGTCGGCGGCATCATCATGGCCCTGAAGGAGGACATCAGCCTGTCCTGGCTCGTGTGGGTCTCCGTTCCGATCCTGGTGGCCGTCGTCGGCTACCTGGTCGTCCGCCTCATGCCTCTCTTCCGCGGCATGCAGGGCAAGATCGACCGCATCAACGGTGTCCTGCGCGAGCAGATCATCGGCATCCGCGTGGTGCGGGCCTTCGTGCGTGAACCCTTCGAGAAGGACCGGTTCGGTGTCGCCAACCAGGATCTGACGAACGTCTCGCTGAAGATCGGCGCCCTCTTCGTGCTGATGTTCCCAGCCATCGGCATGATCCTCCACCTGTCCACGGCCGCGGTGCTGTGGTTCGGCGGACAGCGCGTGGACCAGGGCAGCATGCAGGTGGGCTCGCTCACCGCGTTCCTCTCCTACCTTCTCCAGATCCTCATGGCGGTCATGATGGGCACCTTCATGGCCATGATGATCCCGCGCGCCTCGGTCTGTGCCGACCGCATCGGTGAGGTGCTCGACGTCGAGCCGTCGATGAAGGAGCCGAGCGACCCGAAGCAGCCGGCCGAGCTGGCCGGCCGCGTCGAATTCCGCGACGTGACCTTCGCCTACCCCGGCGCCGAGGAGCCCGTGCTCAGCAACATCTCGTTCACGGCGGAGCCCGGCCAGACACTGGCCATCATCGGTTCCACCGGCTCCGGCAAGACCACGCTGGTCTCCTTGCTGTCCCGCCTCTACGACGCTGAGTCGGGCGAAGTGATCCTGGACGGGGTGCCCGTTCCGGAGCTGGCCCGGCAGGACATCACCCGCCGCGTGAGCATGGTGCCGCAGAAGCCGTACCTGTTCTCCGGCACCATCGGGGACAATCTGCGGTTCGGCCGGACCGAAGCCGACGACGAGGACCTCTGGGGGGCGCTCCGGGTGGCACAGGGCGAGGACTTCGTCCGGGCCAAGAGCAAGGGGCTCGACGCGCGGATCGCGCAGGGCGGCACCAACGTCTCGGGTGGCCAGCGCCAGCGCCTCTGCATCGCGCGGGCCCTCGTGAGCCGGCCCAAGGTCTACGTCTTCGACGACTCGTTCTCGGCTCTGGACGTGACCACGGACGCCAGGCTCCGCGCCGCGCTCAAGAAGCAGACGTCCGATGCCACGGTGATCATCGTGGCACAGCGCGTCTCCACCATCACCGAGGCGGATCAGATCCTCGTCCTCGACAATGGCCGGATCGTGGACCGTGGGACCCACCAGGAGCTCCTGGCCACGAGTCCCACCTACCAGGAAATCGTTGAGTCCCAGCTGAGTGCCGAGGAGGCAGCATGA